A single window of Microbaculum marinisediminis DNA harbors:
- a CDS encoding ATP-binding protein — MSNDRGVAHWTSVFGSERLTGALLDRLTHHVHILEMNGESYRLAQSRKAAEPKRDPEAG, encoded by the coding sequence CTGTCCAACGATCGGGGAGTAGCTCACTGGACCAGCGTCTTCGGCTCCGAGCGGCTCACTGGCGCGCTCCTCGACCGGCTCACCCACCACGTCCACATCCTCGAAATGAACGGCGAAAGTTATCGTCTCGCGCAATCCCGCAAGGCTGCCGAGCCAAAACGGGATCCCGAAGCAGGCTGA